Proteins encoded within one genomic window of Flavobacterium sp. NG2:
- the purB gene encoding adenylosuccinate lyase, whose translation MTTLNELNAISPIDGRYRSKTQNLAPFFSEEALIKYRVLIEVEYFIALCEVPLPQLAGVNKDLFESLRAIYKNFSTEDALWIKETEKVTNHDVKAVEYFIKDAFEKLGLSEYKEFIHFGLTSQDINNTAIPLSTKEAFEKVYMPSLISVIAKLKELSQEWAHIPMLARTHGQPASPTRLGKEIAVFVERLEEQMRLLFNVPFAAKFGGATGNYNAHHVAYPQIDWKQFGNKFVQDTLGLHHSFPTTQIEHYDHFAAFFDALKRINTIIIDLDRDIWTYVSMDYFKQKIKAGEIGSSAMPHKVNPIDFENSEGNLGIANAIFEHLSAKLPISRLQRDLTDSTVLRNVGVPVGHTIIAFEATLKGLNKLLLNESKFEEDLEKNWAVVAEAIQTILRREAYPNPYEALKGLTRTNEAITKDSIHAFIGTLEVSDEIKNELLQITPSNFIGI comes from the coding sequence ATGACGACTTTAAACGAATTGAATGCTATTTCTCCTATTGACGGAAGATATAGAAGTAAGACGCAAAATTTGGCTCCTTTTTTCTCTGAAGAGGCCTTAATAAAATACCGAGTTTTAATTGAAGTTGAATATTTTATTGCTTTATGCGAAGTGCCTTTGCCTCAGCTTGCTGGTGTAAACAAGGATTTGTTTGAAAGTTTGCGTGCGATTTATAAAAATTTCTCTACTGAAGATGCACTTTGGATTAAAGAGACTGAAAAAGTAACCAACCACGATGTAAAAGCGGTGGAATACTTTATTAAAGATGCTTTTGAGAAATTAGGCTTATCAGAATATAAAGAGTTCATCCACTTTGGATTGACTTCACAAGATATCAACAACACTGCGATACCATTATCTACCAAAGAAGCGTTTGAAAAAGTGTACATGCCATCATTGATTTCAGTGATTGCAAAGTTGAAAGAGTTAAGCCAAGAATGGGCACATATCCCAATGCTTGCTCGTACACACGGACAACCGGCTTCGCCAACACGTTTGGGGAAAGAAATTGCGGTTTTCGTAGAACGTTTAGAAGAGCAAATGCGTTTGTTGTTTAATGTTCCGTTTGCTGCTAAATTTGGTGGTGCAACAGGAAACTACAATGCACACCACGTGGCTTACCCACAGATTGACTGGAAACAATTTGGAAACAAATTTGTTCAAGATACTTTAGGACTACACCATTCGTTCCCAACAACACAAATTGAGCATTACGATCACTTTGCAGCGTTTTTCGATGCTTTGAAACGCATCAACACCATCATCATCGATTTAGATCGTGATATCTGGACGTATGTGTCTATGGATTATTTCAAACAAAAAATTAAAGCAGGCGAAATCGGTTCGTCAGCGATGCCACATAAAGTAAACCCTATTGATTTTGAAAACTCAGAAGGAAACTTAGGAATTGCCAATGCGATTTTCGAACACCTTTCGGCTAAATTGCCTATCTCAAGATTACAACGTGATTTGACAGATAGTACGGTTTTAAGAAACGTAGGTGTTCCTGTAGGTCACACGATCATTGCCTTTGAAGCTACTTTGAAAGGACTAAACAAATTGTTATTGAACGAAAGTAAATTCGAAGAAGATTTAGAGAAAAACTGGGCGGTAGTAGCTGAGGCGATCCAAACTATTTTACGTCGTGAGGCTTATCCTAATCCTTACGAAGCTTTGAAAGGTTTAACAAGAACTAACGAAGCGATTACAAAGGATTCTATTCATGCTTTTATTGGAACACTTGAAGTATCTGATGAAATTAAAAATGAATTATTACAAATTACTCCTAGTAATTTCATAGGTATATAA
- a CDS encoding LLM class flavin-dependent oxidoreductase → MPTKNIAYSILDLAIVTKGNSTQQTIKNTVSLAQKAEEAGYTRFWLAEHHNMPAIASSATAVLIGHVAQATTTLKVGSGGIMLPNHSPLIVAEQFGTLGTIYPNRIDLGLGRAPGTDQETARAIRSDFMDAAHSFPDEIEKIQTYFSANNQNSKVRATIAEGVDVPIYILGSSTESAHLAARKGLPYAFASHFATAQLFPALKIYRDEFMPSAVLSRPYVMTGINVFVADTDEAAERMATSFIKMIVALLTGTKRESLDEACEMTPDLRETLEHPTVQQMARYTFIGSKNTVKNQLIDFIAKTEVDELIVTTNCHNQEARIKSYQLVAEIIQEINQG, encoded by the coding sequence ATGCCTACCAAAAATATTGCTTATTCTATTTTAGATTTAGCTATTGTTACCAAAGGAAATTCTACTCAACAAACAATAAAAAACACCGTTAGCTTAGCGCAAAAGGCTGAGGAAGCAGGTTACACCCGATTTTGGTTAGCCGAACATCACAATATGCCTGCTATTGCTAGTAGTGCAACGGCCGTTTTGATTGGTCATGTGGCACAAGCAACCACAACTTTGAAAGTGGGTTCAGGTGGTATTATGCTCCCTAATCATTCTCCGCTTATTGTGGCGGAACAGTTTGGAACTTTAGGAACAATTTACCCTAACCGAATTGATTTAGGCTTAGGAAGAGCACCTGGAACCGACCAAGAAACCGCGCGTGCGATTCGCTCTGATTTTATGGATGCCGCACATTCTTTTCCTGATGAGATTGAAAAAATTCAAACCTACTTTTCGGCTAACAATCAGAATTCGAAAGTAAGAGCCACCATAGCCGAAGGTGTTGATGTGCCTATCTATATTTTAGGTTCTAGTACGGAGAGCGCGCACTTAGCCGCCAGAAAAGGATTGCCTTATGCTTTTGCTAGTCATTTTGCAACGGCTCAATTGTTTCCTGCTTTGAAGATATACCGTGATGAGTTCATGCCGTCAGCGGTCTTATCAAGACCTTATGTTATGACAGGAATTAATGTTTTTGTAGCCGATACGGATGAAGCAGCAGAACGAATGGCGACTTCGTTTATCAAAATGATTGTGGCTTTATTGACGGGAACCAAAAGGGAATCATTAGACGAAGCTTGCGAAATGACACCTGATTTAAGAGAAACACTAGAACATCCTACGGTTCAGCAAATGGCACGTTATACTTTTATTGGTTCAAAAAACACGGTTAAAAACCAACTGATTGATTTTATTGCTAAAACAGAGGTGGATGAATTGATTGTAACGACCAATTGCCACAACCAAGAGGCGCGAATCAAATCGTATCAATTAGTGGCTGAAATTATTCAGGAAATAAATCAAGGTTAA
- a CDS encoding NAD-dependent succinate-semialdehyde dehydrogenase — protein MKNTISINPANGETIGTYPRITVTEAKETLVKVKKAFDSWKKTSFEERATLMKNLADILDADNEKLAQLATAEMGKTIGQARKEIEKCALVTRYYADHADSLLKDETVKTEASKSYVTFQPMGTVLAVMPWNFPFYQVIRFAAPALMAGNVGVLKHASNVQGCAFAIEEAFIKAGFPKGIFTNFNINAENVKDIIEDQTIVAVTLTGSEPAGRSVAAIAGQNLKKTVLELGGSDAYIILDDADLEAATDLATFGRLQNNGQTCIAAKRFVVLESIYDAFLALYTTKMKAAKMGEPTDETTYYGPLARVNLRDDLHKQVEKSISQGARLVLGGTIPEGKGAYYPATILAEVTPGMEAFDNELFGPVASVIKAKDENHAIALANNSVFGLGSGVITSNTERGEKIALQLEAGNSFVNKLVVSDPRMPFGGIKNSGFGRELSGYGIREFVNIKTIWIE, from the coding sequence ATGAAAAACACCATAAGCATCAATCCAGCCAATGGAGAAACTATAGGAACCTATCCACGCATTACTGTCACAGAAGCAAAAGAAACCTTAGTCAAAGTCAAAAAAGCTTTTGATTCTTGGAAGAAAACCAGTTTTGAAGAACGAGCTACTTTGATGAAAAATTTGGCTGATATACTGGATGCAGATAACGAAAAACTAGCCCAACTTGCCACTGCCGAAATGGGAAAAACGATTGGACAAGCGCGCAAAGAAATAGAAAAATGTGCTTTGGTCACTCGCTATTATGCCGATCATGCTGATAGCTTATTAAAAGACGAAACCGTAAAAACGGAGGCTAGTAAAAGCTATGTAACTTTTCAGCCTATGGGTACCGTATTAGCGGTTATGCCGTGGAATTTCCCTTTCTATCAAGTGATTCGGTTTGCGGCTCCTGCTCTTATGGCTGGAAATGTTGGGGTTTTGAAACATGCCTCAAACGTCCAAGGATGTGCCTTTGCGATTGAGGAAGCTTTTATTAAAGCGGGATTCCCAAAAGGTATTTTTACCAATTTTAATATTAATGCAGAAAACGTCAAAGATATTATTGAAGACCAAACAATCGTAGCGGTTACATTGACGGGTAGCGAACCTGCCGGTCGCTCTGTTGCAGCTATTGCCGGACAAAATTTAAAGAAAACAGTGCTAGAATTAGGAGGTAGTGACGCTTACATCATTTTGGACGACGCCGACTTAGAAGCAGCTACTGATTTAGCGACTTTTGGCAGGTTACAAAACAACGGACAAACCTGTATTGCTGCCAAGCGTTTTGTGGTTTTGGAATCGATTTATGATGCTTTTTTGGCCTTATACACCACCAAAATGAAAGCCGCCAAAATGGGCGAACCTACAGATGAAACGACTTACTACGGCCCATTAGCCCGAGTGAATTTGCGTGATGATTTACACAAACAAGTTGAAAAATCCATTTCGCAAGGCGCCCGATTGGTTTTAGGTGGAACAATTCCCGAAGGAAAAGGTGCTTATTACCCAGCGACTATTTTGGCCGAGGTAACTCCCGGAATGGAAGCTTTTGACAATGAACTTTTTGGACCCGTTGCCTCAGTCATTAAAGCGAAAGACGAAAATCATGCTATTGCATTGGCTAATAATTCGGTATTTGGTTTGGGTTCAGGAGTGATTACATCGAATACGGAAAGAGGCGAAAAAATAGCGCTACAATTAGAAGCAGGAAATAGTTTTGTCAATAAATTGGTGGTTTCAGACCCTAGAATGCCTTTTGGAGGGATTAAAAATAGTGGTTTTGGAAGAGAACTATCAGGTTATGGTATTCGGGAATTTGTGAATATCAAAACCATTTGGATTGAGTAA